The following proteins are encoded in a genomic region of Mycoplasma sp. NEAQ87857:
- a CDS encoding IS1634 family transposase, with amino-acid sequence MKKEKWIIVRSKRKDTYYITAAISNGHARGYKRSIGLGNLEKLEKSTKDPINLLKEACVNWDPEWPKDKILQEVNKVLKNSVVESKVVNYGHQVLFNTIDDLDIFEKTKETRSKELIKILKFIISTRILKQQSIIKTFESIPDYEIEFDSKKTTFYNSLDYLSDNKTTILKNINNSLISKNLRSVDVMWFDSSTVYFETFTSLGLKHPGYSKDGKFKEDQIVVGLITDENGIPIHYKLFKGNTADPNTFIPFINEIKKIYNLRMVTIIADRGMSTNKNIRFLEQNNIDFIISYRLKIATKRTKLFAQDPEGYVDLDNFKFKEEAYESLWQKKRPNGRTRRRIITYSEKRAKKDKQDRQILIDNFNKKAKNGIVAQADLLAGKKYKFFKEIENGKTTSYKLDYEKIERDKKFDGLYAYETSRHDLTVQDVVDLYAKQWQVEENFRTLKNALRIRPVYVRSDKHIEGYFLLCFISLVLMRYLLTLVNKNLEPVLGVKNERFTNTRLIKAILSANKYIEVVNSKIITEKLIENKDNTQHLNDFALIKKILETQKM; translated from the coding sequence ATGAAAAAAGAAAAGTGAATTATTGTTAGAAGTAAAAGAAAAGACACATACTACATCACAGCAGCTATCTCAAATGGTCATGCTAGAGGTTATAAGAGAAGTATTGGTTTGGGGAATTTAGAAAAATTAGAAAAATCTACAAAAGACCCAATTAATCTCTTAAAAGAAGCTTGTGTTAATTGAGATCCTGAATGGCCTAAAGATAAAATTTTGCAAGAAGTAAATAAAGTTCTTAAAAATTCAGTTGTTGAATCAAAAGTTGTTAATTATGGTCATCAAGTTTTATTTAACACAATCGATGACTTGGATATTTTTGAGAAAACTAAAGAAACAAGATCAAAAGAATTAATAAAAATATTGAAATTTATAATTTCAACACGTATCTTAAAACAGCAAAGTATTATTAAAACTTTTGAAAGTATTCCTGATTATGAAATAGAATTTGATTCAAAAAAGACTACATTCTACAACTCTTTAGATTATCTTTCAGATAATAAAACAACTATTTTAAAAAACATCAATAATTCATTAATTTCTAAAAACCTAAGATCTGTTGATGTTATGTGATTTGATTCATCAACTGTATATTTTGAGACTTTTACAAGTTTAGGTCTTAAACATCCTGGATATTCAAAAGATGGAAAATTCAAAGAAGATCAAATTGTAGTAGGTTTAATCACTGATGAAAATGGTATTCCAATCCATTACAAATTATTTAAAGGCAATACAGCTGACCCAAACACTTTCATTCCATTTATCAATGAAATTAAGAAAATTTACAATCTTAGAATGGTTACAATAATTGCTGATAGAGGAATGAGTACCAATAAAAACATCAGATTTCTAGAACAAAATAATATAGATTTTATAATCTCTTACAGATTAAAAATCGCTACCAAAAGAACTAAATTATTTGCTCAAGATCCTGAAGGATATGTAGATTTAGATAATTTTAAATTCAAAGAAGAAGCTTATGAATCACTATGACAGAAAAAACGTCCAAATGGAAGAACTAGACGTAGAATAATAACTTATAGTGAAAAACGTGCTAAAAAAGATAAACAAGATAGACAAATTCTTATTGATAATTTCAATAAAAAAGCTAAAAATGGTATTGTTGCTCAAGCTGATTTGCTTGCTGGTAAAAAATACAAATTCTTTAAAGAAATTGAAAATGGTAAAACAACTTCATATAAGTTAGATTATGAAAAAATCGAAAGAGATAAGAAGTTTGACGGTTTATACGCTTATGAAACATCAAGACACGATCTCACGGTTCAAGATGTTGTTGATTTATATGCAAAACAATGACAAGTTGAAGAAAACTTTAGAACATTAAAAAACGCTTTAAGAATCAGACCTGTGTATGTGCGGAGTGATAAACACATTGAAGGATATTTCCTTTTATGCTTTATATCATTAGTTCTTATGAGATATTTACTAACTTTAGTAAATAAAAACTTAGAACCTGTATTAGGTGTTAAAAACGAAAGATTTACTAACACAAGATTAATAAAAGCAATTTTAAGTGCTAATAAATATATTGAAGTGGTAAATTCAAAAATTATCACTGAAAAATTAATAGAAAATAAAGATAATACGCAACATTTAAATGATTTTGCTCTTATCAAAAAGATATTAGAAACTCAAAAAATGTAA